One window of the Coleofasciculus sp. FACHB-1120 genome contains the following:
- a CDS encoding CU044_2847 family protein, whose product MIRGYATYAISAFKDFGAAEIEEVTLKFGMKLGGSAGIPYITEGKAESNLEIEVKCKFPDKSKPGSPPQNSVS is encoded by the coding sequence ATGATTCGGGGCTACGCGACTTATGCCATCAGTGCTTTTAAAGACTTCGGTGCTGCTGAGATTGAGGAGGTGACACTGAAATTTGGCATGAAACTGGGTGGTTCAGCGGGTATCCCTTACATTACTGAAGGCAAGGCTGAAAGCAACTTAGAAATTGAGGTGAAGTGTAAGTTTCCCGATAAATCAAAACCGGGTTCGCCGCCGCAAAATTCAGTATCTTAA
- a CDS encoding DUF937 domain-containing protein: MGLFDQIINALDSPDRAATPGQMDNIFGTVQQVSNNYGADPSAVQSTMSLVGNYVRSALQQKQATEGPQQAQALVNQYGGTSPNPQAVDALFGFSQVPQIVQVIAQRTGLNPAMIQQMLPILVPLVLNLLKTGSSAQNPHGSNPVLNTFLDADRDGDVDIADAMQLAARHLGR; this comes from the coding sequence ATGGGACTTTTTGACCAAATTATCAATGCCTTAGACAGTCCAGATCGCGCAGCGACTCCCGGACAGATGGATAATATTTTTGGCACCGTGCAGCAGGTCAGCAATAATTATGGTGCCGACCCGTCAGCAGTGCAATCTACAATGTCCCTTGTAGGTAACTACGTGCGCTCTGCTCTACAACAGAAGCAAGCTACCGAAGGCCCTCAACAAGCGCAAGCCCTTGTCAATCAATATGGCGGCACTTCTCCCAATCCTCAAGCTGTTGATGCGCTTTTTGGTTTTTCTCAAGTGCCGCAAATCGTGCAAGTAATTGCTCAAAGAACCGGCTTGAATCCGGCGATGATTCAACAGATGTTGCCGATTCTCGTTCCCCTGGTGTTAAATCTTCTAAAAACTGGCTCCAGCGCTCAAAATCCGCACGGGTCGAATCCAGTTCTGAATACTTTCTTAGATGCCGACCGCGATGGCGATGTTGATATTGCTGATGCGATGCAGTTAGCAGCTCGCCATCTGGGTAGATAA
- a CDS encoding ATP-binding protein has protein sequence MNPEPNIRKPQIRLDSAFPHAASISGWLSRVTGRFSVSQKISYGYGLTLGIAILGTAAGFMIGDYYQQRATKLREYSNQELNLLHRLQNGVLQARTHQQQLIPLAEKPELFWNEYSHFLEHTAEIKRVLSQIKSYTNSAIYQREAAAHVHADGIPRFLQIYENVPEIYFRQLDELVQQLELSHLKPEKIQEAQKILINFTNGSEALKFDDLSDDLTEVINRSYQDVKQAEFALIAAETIRFQIIVASILLSIAIAILLAIYTSRAIVRPLKAATDVAQQTTQESNFDLQVPITTEDEVGMLATSLNQLIHQVGHLLQEQKADSELRLIQSEKMSSLGRMLAGVAHEINNPVNFIYGNLGYAGDYVKELLALLETYQAEIPNPPKAIQIQAEEIDIDFLKQDLPKVLQSMKVGSDRVRQIVLSLKDFSRLDDPKPNSVDLHACLESTLLILNNRIKNNIKIIKNYGDIPTIEGYTGLLYQVFMNLLSNAIDALEETKEFGEIVISTERLNKDTVGVRIADNGSGIAPEHQEKIFDAFFTTKPRGIGTGLGLAISREIIVEKHGGKFSCNSEVGKGTELAIALPIKHQVSVASTSTTKILC, from the coding sequence ATGAACCCTGAGCCAAACATCAGGAAGCCTCAGATACGCTTAGATAGTGCGTTCCCTCACGCAGCCAGTATCTCAGGCTGGCTCAGCCGGGTCACTGGTCGTTTCAGCGTTAGCCAAAAGATTAGTTATGGATATGGGCTGACCCTTGGCATTGCCATTTTGGGAACGGCTGCCGGATTTATGATTGGAGATTACTATCAGCAACGGGCTACGAAGTTACGTGAATATAGTAACCAAGAACTAAACCTTCTCCATCGCTTGCAAAATGGCGTACTACAGGCACGTACGCACCAACAACAGTTGATTCCGTTAGCAGAGAAACCGGAATTGTTTTGGAACGAATACTCCCATTTTCTGGAGCATACTGCTGAAATTAAGCGGGTATTGTCTCAAATCAAATCTTATACAAATAGTGCCATTTATCAACGCGAGGCAGCGGCTCATGTACACGCTGATGGAATCCCCAGGTTTCTACAAATTTACGAAAACGTACCAGAAATCTATTTTCGGCAGCTTGATGAATTAGTACAGCAACTTGAGCTGTCTCATTTAAAGCCAGAGAAAATTCAGGAAGCACAAAAAATCCTGATAAATTTTACGAATGGTTCTGAAGCACTGAAGTTTGATGATTTATCAGACGACTTAACTGAAGTCATTAATCGCTCTTATCAGGATGTTAAGCAAGCAGAATTTGCCTTGATTGCTGCGGAAACAATTCGATTTCAAATCATTGTTGCAAGCATTTTGTTGTCAATTGCGATCGCTATCCTTTTAGCCATCTACACTTCTCGCGCCATTGTCCGTCCCCTGAAAGCGGCAACCGATGTAGCGCAGCAGACAACTCAAGAATCTAATTTTGACTTGCAAGTGCCGATTACAACTGAAGATGAAGTGGGAATGTTGGCAACCTCCCTCAATCAGCTCATCCACCAAGTGGGACACCTTTTGCAAGAACAAAAAGCAGACAGCGAGTTGCGCCTGATCCAGAGTGAGAAAATGTCTAGCTTGGGACGAATGCTTGCCGGAGTCGCCCATGAAATCAATAATCCGGTTAACTTCATCTATGGCAACTTGGGTTATGCGGGTGACTACGTTAAAGAACTTCTTGCATTACTAGAAACTTACCAAGCTGAAATTCCCAACCCTCCTAAAGCGATTCAAATTCAAGCCGAAGAAATCGATATTGATTTTCTTAAACAAGACCTACCCAAAGTTCTGCAATCGATGAAAGTTGGCTCTGATCGAGTTCGACAAATTGTTCTAAGTTTAAAAGATTTCTCTCGCCTGGACGATCCAAAACCGAATTCTGTAGATTTGCACGCCTGTCTTGAGAGTACCTTGCTGATTCTGAATAATCGGATTAAAAACAATATAAAAATTATTAAAAACTACGGCGATATCCCAACCATTGAAGGTTATACCGGGTTGCTTTATCAGGTATTTATGAATCTACTCAGCAATGCAATTGATGCTTTGGAAGAGACAAAAGAGTTTGGAGAAATCGTTATTTCTACAGAACGTCTCAACAAGGACACAGTGGGGGTGCGGATTGCTGACAATGGTTCTGGCATTGCGCCCGAACATCAGGAGAAAATCTTTGATGCCTTTTTTACTACTAAACCGAGAGGCATTGGAACAGGCTTAGGTCTAGCGATCAGCCGTGAGATTATCGTAGAAAAACATGGCGGTAAATTTAGCTGCAACTCAGAAGTTGGGAAAGGGACAGAGTTAGCGATCGCCCTCCCTATCAAACATCAGGTCAGTGTCGCATCAACATCAACAACCAAAATTCTCTGCTAA
- a CDS encoding Hsp20/alpha crystallin family protein: MALIRWQPFQEMETLRRQMDQMFDELAGSDRSASRQYSTSWKPAIELQDTEDNLILRAEIPGVEGKDIDVQITREAIAISGEHRFEKKNEEKGFFRSEFRYGSFQRVIPLPVPIQNDQAKADFQNGILKLTLPKVTEARRTVVKLNLGGTNAAPELTSQSTPEANHANIN, encoded by the coding sequence ATGGCACTGATTCGTTGGCAACCCTTCCAAGAAATGGAAACTCTGCGTCGTCAAATGGATCAAATGTTTGATGAACTTGCTGGAAGCGATCGCTCAGCTTCTCGTCAGTACAGCACAAGTTGGAAGCCTGCCATTGAACTGCAAGATACTGAAGACAATCTCATCCTGCGGGCTGAAATTCCTGGCGTAGAAGGCAAGGACATTGATGTCCAAATCACTCGTGAAGCGATCGCTATTAGCGGCGAACATCGCTTTGAGAAGAAGAACGAAGAAAAAGGCTTCTTCCGCTCCGAGTTCCGCTATGGTAGCTTCCAGCGGGTGATTCCTCTACCAGTGCCCATTCAGAACGACCAAGCCAAGGCTGACTTCCAGAATGGCATCCTGAAATTGACCCTGCCGAAAGTCACGGAAGCGCGGCGTACCGTCGTCAAACTCAATTTAGGCGGCACCAATGCGGCTCCAGAATTGACCAGTCAGTCAACTCCTGAAGCCAACCACGCTAACATTAACTAA
- a CDS encoding chlororespiratory reduction protein 7: protein MPDSLMYRQDAFVVLEPNQPEQFLTPVEMLEKLKAILANRQDNLPPDLQKFPSVEAQAQYLLETSCELDMEPGQFLQWYVVRLEK, encoded by the coding sequence ATGCCAGATTCTTTGATGTATCGGCAAGATGCCTTCGTTGTTCTGGAACCCAACCAACCAGAGCAATTTCTCACCCCCGTAGAAATGTTAGAAAAACTGAAGGCAATTTTGGCAAATCGTCAAGATAACCTACCGCCAGATTTGCAAAAATTTCCCTCAGTAGAAGCTCAAGCTCAATACCTACTAGAAACGTCCTGCGAATTAGATATGGAGCCAGGGCAATTTTTACAGTGGTATGTCGTGCGTTTAGAAAAATAA
- a CDS encoding fasciclin domain-containing protein produces MADLVETAANEGSFKTLVTALEAAGLLEILKSPGPYTVFAPTDEAFAKIPEDTLASWMDNIPKLKQILMYHVLFGDVRTDNFVEIDSAETVEGGIMGIDSTDDGFKVNDAKVLKTDILTDNGVIHVIDSVLTPAIMSK; encoded by the coding sequence ATGGCTGACCTTGTAGAAACTGCCGCCAACGAAGGATCTTTCAAAACTCTGGTTACTGCTCTTGAGGCTGCTGGTCTGTTAGAGATTCTCAAGAGTCCAGGACCCTATACTGTCTTTGCTCCAACCGACGAAGCATTTGCCAAAATTCCAGAGGATACACTGGCTTCTTGGATGGACAACATCCCCAAGCTGAAGCAAATTTTAATGTATCACGTCCTGTTTGGGGATGTTAGAACCGATAACTTCGTCGAGATAGATTCCGCTGAGACAGTTGAGGGCGGCATTATGGGGATTGATAGCACCGATGACGGCTTCAAAGTGAATGACGCGAAGGTGCTGAAAACAGATATCCTTACCGATAACGGCGTCATCCATGTCATTGATTCCGTACTTACACCGGCGATAATGTCTAAATAA
- a CDS encoding 2OG-Fe(II) oxygenase — MKSMPIENPIFTIPNVLSKAECNEYIALTENIGYTAAGLAVGQDEYIMAPSLRNNDRVIMDNPELAASLWRRVETFVPRIDNWRAIGLNERLRFYRYDPGQRFAPHCDSSYWRTNRDHSRLTFMIYLNEDFEGGETRFYSPDVCIVPKSGMALLFMHELKHEGVSVLQGRKYVVRSDVMYTYARKEKSRKVDF; from the coding sequence ATGAAATCAATGCCTATAGAAAATCCGATTTTTACCATCCCAAACGTTCTGTCAAAAGCAGAGTGTAATGAGTACATCGCTTTGACCGAGAACATTGGCTATACGGCTGCTGGTCTCGCTGTAGGCCAGGATGAATACATAATGGCTCCATCACTCCGAAATAACGATCGGGTGATTATGGATAATCCAGAGCTTGCAGCAAGTCTGTGGCGTCGTGTGGAGACTTTTGTTCCCAGAATCGATAACTGGCGTGCCATTGGGCTTAATGAGCGCTTGCGATTCTACCGATACGATCCGGGTCAGCGTTTCGCACCGCACTGCGATAGTAGTTATTGGCGAACAAACCGCGATCATAGCCGATTGACTTTTATGATTTACTTGAACGAAGACTTTGAGGGAGGCGAAACTCGGTTTTACTCACCTGACGTTTGTATCGTTCCTAAGAGCGGTATGGCGCTGTTGTTCATGCATGAACTCAAACACGAAGGCGTATCTGTTCTCCAGGGTCGAAAGTATGTAGTGCGCTCAGACGTGATGTATACGTATGCGAGAAAAGAGAAATCGAGGAAAGTTGACTTTTGA
- a CDS encoding glycoside hydrolase family 13 protein, producing MQIQTPDWVKHAVFYQIFPDRFAKTKHPHKRLLKDTRWEDWHEIPTLQGYKGGDLWGVMEQLDYLQDVGINAIYFTPIFQSASNHRYHTHDYYQVDPMLGGNGAFRELLEAAHERDIKVVLDGVFNHSSRGFFFFHDVLENGPNSPWVDWFKIEGWPLSAYNGDFPANYEGWDGNRALPVFNHENPEVREYIMEIAEYWIKFGIDGWRLDVPFEIKAEGFWQEFRDRVKAINPEAYIVGEVWGDSREWLDGTQFDGVMNYLFAAPTIAFAAGDRVDIDQVKDRSYHPYPPLFAPEYAEKIQQLLEFYPWDIQLTQLNLLASHDTARLISIAGDDKASVHLATLLLLTYPGAPSIYYGDEVGLPGKLDPDSRRGFPMEARWERDVLDYHKQLIALRHQYPALRIGSYHVLFAEGTVYVFARKLGDEELIVAVNVGTAPADHVSFEVAELKSQPNQLLYGTAEVSWSSEGESNHLSLHLPPRSGCILG from the coding sequence ATGCAGATACAGACGCCAGATTGGGTTAAGCACGCGGTTTTTTACCAGATTTTTCCGGATCGCTTTGCTAAAACGAAGCATCCTCACAAGCGGCTTTTGAAGGATACCCGGTGGGAAGATTGGCACGAAATACCGACACTTCAAGGGTACAAGGGCGGCGATTTGTGGGGGGTGATGGAACAGCTGGATTACTTGCAAGATGTAGGGATTAATGCGATTTACTTTACCCCCATCTTTCAATCGGCTAGCAATCACCGCTATCATACCCACGACTATTACCAAGTCGATCCGATGTTGGGGGGGAATGGCGCTTTTCGGGAATTGCTCGAAGCTGCCCACGAACGGGATATCAAAGTTGTACTGGATGGGGTGTTTAATCACTCTAGTCGGGGATTTTTCTTTTTCCACGATGTTCTGGAAAATGGCCCCAATTCGCCTTGGGTGGATTGGTTCAAGATTGAAGGATGGCCTTTATCGGCGTATAACGGTGACTTTCCGGCAAATTATGAAGGTTGGGACGGGAATCGGGCGCTGCCAGTGTTCAACCATGAAAATCCTGAAGTGCGGGAATATATTATGGAGATTGCCGAATATTGGATTAAATTCGGCATTGATGGTTGGCGCTTGGATGTACCGTTTGAGATTAAGGCTGAGGGCTTTTGGCAAGAATTTCGCGATCGCGTAAAAGCCATTAACCCGGAAGCCTACATCGTGGGGGAAGTCTGGGGAGATTCCCGCGAGTGGCTGGATGGGACTCAGTTTGACGGGGTAATGAACTATTTATTTGCTGCGCCAACTATTGCTTTTGCCGCAGGCGATCGCGTAGACATTGACCAAGTGAAAGATCGCTCTTACCATCCTTATCCGCCCCTCTTTGCACCAGAGTATGCTGAAAAAATCCAGCAATTGTTGGAATTTTATCCGTGGGATATTCAACTGACTCAGTTGAATTTGCTAGCCAGTCACGATACAGCGCGACTGATTTCCATTGCTGGCGACGATAAGGCGAGTGTTCACCTGGCAACGTTGCTGCTGTTGACTTATCCCGGTGCGCCCAGCATCTACTATGGCGATGAAGTAGGATTACCCGGAAAACTCGATCCAGACTCGCGCCGTGGCTTTCCGATGGAAGCTCGCTGGGAGCGTGATGTTCTAGATTATCACAAGCAACTCATCGCCCTGCGTCACCAATATCCAGCCTTGCGTATAGGTTCTTACCACGTTCTGTTTGCTGAAGGAACGGTTTATGTCTTTGCTCGGAAATTGGGAGATGAGGAATTGATTGTTGCCGTTAACGTGGGGACGGCACCGGCAGATCATGTGAGTTTTGAGGTGGCAGAGTTAAAATCCCAGCCGAATCAGTTATTGTATGGCACCGCCGAGGTGTCATGGAGCAGTGAGGGAGAATCCAACCATCTGTCCTTGCATTTGCCACCGCGTAGTGGATGCATCCTGGGTTAA
- a CDS encoding GTP-binding protein: protein MPLSRLLTLIVGLSVILGLMLWLINSLYRLYIQISFTAPLLGNLLLLLLIVLLGVLIGGFIYYVMILQGTAKGSRQRRRLPKVPEAKTEAASETLKAVRQQVAQIQDEVSRQALLERSREIEANLARGELLVVVFGTGSAGKTSLVNALIGRMVGRVDSPMGTTEVGETYVLKLKGLNRQILITDTPGILEAGVAGTQREQLARQLATEADLLLFVVDNDLRQSEYNPLRTLAEIGKRSLLILNKTDLYTDTDKETILARLRERVRGFIATADVVAIAANPQPAELESGETFQPEPDVMPLIRRMAVVLRAEGEDLVADNILLQSQRLGDEARRLLDGQRRRQAEKVVERFQWIGAGVITVTPLPVVDLLATAAVNAQMVVEIGRIYGCELNMDRGRELALSLGKTLASLGIVQGAIELLSRVLQLSVAAYPIGKVIQGVTAAYLTRIAGKSFIEYFRHDQDWGDGGITEVVQRQFQLNRRDEFIKTFVQEAIARVVKPLAEAKEPEATPEPESDRRHQSS from the coding sequence ATGCCCCTGTCGCGCTTATTAACGCTGATCGTTGGCCTCAGTGTAATTCTGGGGCTGATGCTGTGGCTGATTAATTCTCTCTATCGGCTGTATATCCAGATTTCTTTTACGGCACCTTTGTTGGGAAATCTGCTGCTTTTGTTGCTGATTGTCCTACTGGGGGTGCTAATCGGTGGGTTTATCTACTATGTGATGATTCTTCAGGGGACTGCAAAAGGTTCGCGGCAACGCCGCAGATTGCCGAAAGTCCCGGAAGCGAAGACAGAGGCGGCTTCAGAAACCCTCAAAGCAGTGCGGCAGCAAGTAGCACAGATTCAGGATGAGGTGTCGCGGCAGGCATTGCTGGAGCGATCGCGCGAAATCGAAGCAAATCTAGCGCGTGGGGAACTGTTAGTCGTTGTATTTGGGACGGGTTCCGCTGGCAAGACTTCTCTGGTAAATGCGCTAATTGGGCGCATGGTGGGACGGGTAGACTCGCCAATGGGAACGACGGAGGTGGGGGAAACTTACGTTCTCAAGTTGAAAGGATTAAATCGGCAAATTTTGATTACCGATACGCCCGGAATTTTAGAAGCAGGGGTGGCGGGAACTCAGCGAGAGCAACTAGCACGGCAATTGGCGACTGAAGCAGATTTGTTGTTATTTGTCGTAGATAATGACTTGCGGCAGTCAGAGTATAACCCGTTGCGAACCTTGGCAGAGATTGGCAAGCGATCGCTGCTGATCCTCAACAAAACCGATCTTTATACAGACACCGATAAGGAAACGATTCTGGCACGTCTGCGGGAACGAGTGCGGGGATTTATCGCCACTGCTGATGTGGTTGCGATCGCTGCGAATCCCCAGCCAGCTGAGTTGGAAAGTGGCGAAACCTTCCAACCCGAACCCGATGTAATGCCGTTAATTCGCCGCATGGCGGTAGTTCTCAGAGCCGAAGGGGAAGACTTAGTCGCTGACAACATCCTACTCCAATCTCAGCGGCTGGGAGACGAAGCGCGACGCCTGCTAGATGGTCAGCGCAGACGCCAAGCGGAGAAGGTGGTAGAACGTTTTCAGTGGATTGGTGCAGGTGTCATCACCGTGACGCCCCTGCCAGTAGTGGATTTGCTAGCAACCGCTGCTGTAAATGCCCAAATGGTTGTAGAAATTGGCAGAATTTACGGTTGCGAACTGAATATGGATCGAGGGCGCGAATTAGCGCTTTCCTTAGGGAAAACTCTTGCTAGCTTGGGGATTGTCCAAGGAGCAATTGAGTTGCTTTCTAGAGTCCTCCAACTGAGTGTCGCCGCCTATCCCATTGGTAAGGTGATTCAAGGCGTTACCGCCGCTTATTTGACTCGAATCGCCGGGAAGAGTTTTATTGAATACTTCCGTCACGATCAAGATTGGGGCGATGGTGGAATTACTGAAGTCGTACAGCGACAGTTTCAGCTAAATCGCCGGGATGAGTTTATCAAGACATTTGTGCAAGAAGCGATCGCGCGAGTCGTCAAACCTTTAGCAGAAGCGAAAGAACCAGAAGCTACACCTGAACCTGAATCCGATCGCCGTCATCAATCGTCTTGA
- a CDS encoding DUF2854 domain-containing protein: MLRQTSLGTLGLSVGGVLFLAGLVAYVTDNPTLNLAGFFYGVPLLLGGLALKASELTPVPFTKPTSKDILELREQQATATQNQIRLDVTRYRYGQDAHLDSSLSSLGLSPTDEERPVLTGLHETAIAGAYALVLEFESPLIPLEIWEQKREKIEGFFGPGVRVTVTQPAEERVDVALIATS, from the coding sequence ATGTTACGTCAAACTTCTTTGGGAACGTTGGGTTTAAGTGTGGGTGGCGTTTTATTTCTGGCTGGGCTTGTCGCTTACGTTACTGACAACCCGACGCTGAATCTAGCCGGATTCTTCTATGGGGTTCCCTTGCTGCTGGGAGGACTTGCCCTCAAAGCCTCTGAACTTACGCCTGTACCGTTCACCAAACCGACTTCCAAGGACATCTTGGAACTCCGAGAACAGCAAGCAACCGCAACTCAAAACCAAATTCGTCTAGATGTCACCCGCTATCGCTACGGTCAAGATGCTCATCTCGATAGCTCTTTGAGCAGCTTAGGACTGAGTCCCACTGACGAAGAAAGACCCGTGCTAACAGGATTACACGAAACTGCGATCGCTGGGGCTTACGCTTTAGTATTAGAATTTGAGTCGCCACTGATTCCTCTAGAAATTTGGGAACAGAAGCGGGAGAAAATAGAAGGGTTTTTTGGTCCTGGTGTGCGCGTAACCGTGACTCAACCGGCTGAAGAACGTGTTGATGTGGCGCTAATTGCTACATCCTAA
- a CDS encoding ABC transporter ATP-binding protein, which produces MNSVEDKSGEPITVYRQSVVQTFELRKVYRTGFWLNQKIESLKSCTLSVLEGETFGLLGPNGAGKTTLLKTLLGIVRPTGGRGALLGRPLGNREVKQRIGYLPENAYFYDFLTGWEFLQFTAGLFQIPKSIQRQRIPQLLELVGLAQSAARKKQMRQYSKGMLQRVGMAQALINDPELVFLDEPMSGLDPMGRYQMREIILSLKKQGKTIFFNSHILAEVEQICDRVAILAQGDLICVGSLDELLGTAESYHVRGKGGNLEVLKRWIPDLAFEHNGWHGHLQGEPQEFLASLRLMDAHLTTMNLSRPSLEDFFIQQLQERGIRSSS; this is translated from the coding sequence ATGAATTCTGTTGAAGATAAGTCAGGGGAACCGATTACCGTTTACCGTCAATCGGTAGTACAGACTTTTGAACTGCGAAAGGTTTACCGCACCGGATTTTGGCTAAATCAAAAAATCGAATCTCTCAAAAGCTGCACGCTGTCAGTGCTTGAGGGGGAAACGTTTGGGCTGCTAGGCCCGAATGGGGCTGGGAAAACGACGCTGTTAAAGACGCTTTTGGGAATAGTACGCCCTACAGGTGGACGAGGGGCACTGCTGGGAAGACCTTTGGGCAATCGCGAAGTGAAACAACGCATCGGTTATTTACCGGAAAACGCCTATTTCTACGACTTTCTCACCGGCTGGGAGTTTTTGCAATTTACGGCTGGATTATTTCAAATCCCGAAATCCATACAGCGTCAACGCATTCCCCAACTACTGGAATTAGTCGGATTGGCTCAATCTGCTGCCCGTAAAAAGCAGATGCGTCAGTATTCTAAAGGGATGCTGCAACGGGTAGGCATGGCTCAAGCGCTGATTAACGATCCAGAACTGGTATTTTTGGATGAGCCGATGTCGGGTCTTGACCCAATGGGGCGTTACCAGATGCGAGAGATTATTCTATCCCTTAAGAAGCAGGGAAAGACTATTTTCTTTAATAGTCATATTCTGGCGGAAGTGGAGCAGATATGCGATCGCGTCGCTATCCTCGCCCAAGGCGATCTGATTTGCGTCGGCTCCCTTGATGAACTCTTAGGTACCGCCGAATCCTACCACGTCAGAGGCAAAGGCGGGAACCTGGAGGTTCTCAAACGCTGGATACCCGATTTGGCATTTGAGCATAATGGTTGGCATGGTCATTTGCAAGGCGAACCCCAAGAGTTTCTGGCTAGTCTCCGTCTGATGGATGCCCATCTGACAACAATGAACCTATCCCGTCCTTCTCTGGAAGACTTTTTTATTCAGCAGCTACAAGAGCGTGGCATTCGTTCCAGTAGTTGA
- a CDS encoding putative 2-dehydropantoate 2-reductase — MSNRSYAILGTGALGGYYGAKLQRAGLNVYFLLHSDYEQVWQQGLVIESPDGDFTLPHVNAYPDADKMPPCDVVVVALKTTQNHLLPKMLPFMVKDDGVVLVLQNGLGVEEKVAKIVGSERVMGGLCFLCSNKVGPGHIRHLDYKAITLGEYTPDYQPAGITERMRQIASDFESADIPIQLAEDLLFARWQKLVWNIPYNGLSVVLDATTDELMSDLHTRLLVEQLMGEVLAGASAFGRRIPDSFVEKMLDHTAKMKPYRTSMKIDYDEGRPLEVETMFGNPLRTAQAADVDLPRIAMLYQQLKFLDARNRQK; from the coding sequence ATGTCTAATCGGAGTTACGCCATCCTCGGAACCGGGGCGCTGGGCGGCTACTACGGAGCTAAATTACAAAGAGCGGGGCTGAATGTCTACTTCCTGTTGCACAGCGATTACGAACAAGTCTGGCAACAGGGTTTAGTCATTGAGTCCCCAGACGGGGATTTTACCCTACCCCACGTTAACGCTTACCCTGACGCTGACAAGATGCCGCCTTGCGATGTGGTCGTTGTGGCGCTGAAAACGACGCAAAACCACCTGCTTCCTAAAATGCTGCCATTTATGGTTAAGGATGACGGCGTTGTTTTGGTGCTGCAAAATGGTCTAGGCGTTGAAGAGAAAGTCGCCAAAATTGTGGGTTCGGAACGGGTGATGGGAGGCTTGTGCTTTCTTTGCTCTAATAAAGTGGGACCGGGACACATCCGCCACCTAGACTATAAAGCGATTACGCTCGGCGAATATACCCCCGATTATCAACCCGCCGGGATTACCGAGCGAATGCGTCAGATTGCCAGTGACTTTGAAAGTGCTGACATTCCCATCCAACTTGCTGAAGACTTGCTGTTTGCTCGTTGGCAGAAACTGGTGTGGAATATCCCATATAACGGACTTTCTGTGGTTCTTGATGCGACAACAGATGAGTTAATGAGCGACCTTCACACTCGATTATTAGTTGAGCAGTTAATGGGTGAAGTGCTGGCAGGTGCATCTGCCTTTGGTCGGAGGATTCCTGATAGCTTTGTCGAAAAGATGCTCGATCACACGGCAAAGATGAAGCCGTACCGCACCAGTATGAAAATCGACTATGACGAAGGGCGTCCTCTAGAGGTGGAAACCATGTTTGGCAATCCGCTCCGAACTGCACAAGCAGCCGATGTTGATTTGCCGAGAATTGCGATGCTTTACCAGCAGCTAAAGTTTTTGGATGCAAGAAATCGCCAAAAATAG
- a CDS encoding response regulator transcription factor: MLSCQHPLLRVLVVDDHELTRFSLKLALQSQANIELVGLATNGQEAIEMVERHRPDVIILDLQMPVLDGLSASTQIKHIDPHAQIIAYSSVEDPQIEVMSQTARIDAFCKKDTATQELIALVKQLGQRAVSH; the protein is encoded by the coding sequence ATGTTGTCCTGTCAGCACCCCCTTCTTCGTGTTCTTGTTGTTGATGACCACGAGCTGACTCGTTTTAGCTTGAAATTAGCGTTACAGAGTCAGGCGAACATCGAGTTAGTTGGATTGGCTACTAACGGTCAAGAAGCAATAGAGATGGTCGAGCGTCACCGCCCTGATGTGATTATCCTCGATCTTCAAATGCCAGTATTAGACGGTTTGAGCGCGTCTACCCAAATCAAGCACATCGATCCACACGCTCAGATTATTGCCTATTCCTCAGTCGAAGACCCGCAGATTGAAGTGATGAGCCAAACTGCCAGAATAGATGCTTTTTGTAAAAAAGACACCGCTACTCAAGAGCTGATTGCTCTAGTCAAGCAGCTAGGGCAGCGGGCAGTCAGTCATTAG